The following is a genomic window from Polaribacter atrinae.
GCAGCCAGCAATTTCTAAATCTATTAGAAATTTAGAAGAAGCCTACAAAACCACCTTATTTTTAAGAAAAAGAAACTCCATAAAATTAACAAGTGAAGGAAAGGCTTTTTTAATTTACACCAATAAAATTTTAGAAATTTATGCAGAAATGGAAAATCAATTCTTGCATAAAAATGAAAATCATCCAGATTTAATCAACTTTGGTGTTAGTACTACTTTGGCAAATTATATTATGCCAAAAGTAATTGCAAAATTTAGAGTACAGTTTCCAAATACTAAATTTGAAATAACTGCTGGAAATTCTGACGATATTGAAGAACTCATCCTAAACCAAACACTAAACTTCGGAATTATAGAAGGTAAAAACACCAACCGAAAACTACAGTTTAGTAAGTTTATGAAAGATGAAATTGTGTTAGTTACAAATGCAAAAAACTACACCTTTAAAAAAGGTCTTATTAGTTTAGAAGTCTTACAAGAAGTTCCTTTTATTATGCGAGAACTAGGTTCTGGTACTAAAGAAATAGTTGTAGAACATTTAAACAAACACCACATTAAAAAACTGAACACCGTAGTAACATTAAATAGCACAGAAGCCATTAAAAATTATCTTTTAAATTCTGATAATTTTGCCTTTATTTCTATTCATGCTATTTCTGAAGAACTCACAAATAACAAGCTTAAAATAATTGACGTTAAGGACTTGTCTATTGAAAGGTGGTTTTATTTTGTATCTAGAACAGGGTATCAATCTAACTTAATGAGCTACTTTGAAAAATACACATTAAACAACTATAACTTTTAGTTATATTAAACAATAAATAAGTTTGCTTAATAGTTATTCTTAGTCCTTAGTTTTGTATCGATAAATGAATCTCGATATGAAAACCACAATTGCCAAAATCATTTTTTTCTTAATTATAATTATTGCGCTATTTAGCACAATGAATAGTCCAACGGCCTTATTACTTGGTTTTGTATTTGCTATCATCTTTAGAAGCCCATTTAAATCTAAAAGCTATAAAGCAATTCATATCCTTTTAAAAGTAGCAGTGGTGGGCTTGGGTTTTGGAATGCTAATTAAAGAAACATTAGCAACAAGTAAGCAAGCTTTTAGTCTTACCTTTTTCTCTATTTTCTTAACAGTAGGTTTAGGTTTAATACTTACAAAAACATTAAAATTAGATAAAAAATTAGGGCATTTAATTACCTCCGGAACTGCTATTTGTGGCGGAAGTGCCATTGCCGCTATTTCTCCAGTAATTAAAGCAAATAGCAAAACAATAAGTGTTGCTTTAGGTATTGTTTTCTTATTAAACTCTGTAGCCTTGTTTCTTTTCCCTACAATTGGACATTTTTTACATTTATCTCAAGAACAATTTGGGTTGTGGTGTGCTATTGCTATACATGACACTAGCTCTGTTGTGGGCACTGCCCTAAGTTATGGAGATGAAGCACTAAGAATTGCTACAACAGTAAAACTATCAAGAACACTTTGGATAATACCTTTGGCTATTTTATCTATGTTTATATTTAAAACAAAAGGAGAAAAAATTTCAATTCCTTATTTTATTCTACTTTTTATATTGGCTATTATTATAAATAGTTATCATTTAATTCCTACAGAAATTACTTCTGAAATTGTTTTTTATTCTAAAAGAGTCTTGGTCGTAACCTTATTTCTTGTAGGAACCACAATCTCTATAAAAGACTTAAAATCTACAGGAATAAAACCTATTGTACTTGCATTAAGCTTGTGGGGATTTATCTCAATTTTTTCATTAATATACATTACTTATTAAAAGTGACAATTTAAAAAAACTATTTATAAAGAATTAAATCTTATATAATTGAACTTACTAAAAACAAATACTCATAAGTATCTGAAATAATTCAACAAAAAAAAACCTCTTCTTAATGACTAAGAAGAGGTTTTTAGGTTTCTTTTAAAGAAAGAAATGAATGCTAACATTCCCCCTATTCTAAAACAAATTATTTAATTGTTTAACATATTTAAATCTGCAATACCTGTTACTTCTGTAGAAAGTTCTCCTAACCACCCCATATTTGCTAAGATTCCTGTTTGAACCTTAACAAAGTCAATTCCTGTTAGATTCACCGTATTTCCTTCGTTATCAACAGCGTCTGAAATATCTAATTTATCGCCTCCTGGAGTATTATCAGCATATCCATATTCAAAAGCATTACTTTTAATCCAGCTAGGGTTGCTCATGTCAATATTATTATCTGTCAAAAGAGTCCCTGTAATTGTATAAGAATCTTCTGTAATAAATTCTGGATAAAATTTTGTTGATATAACACCACTTTCCCCTTCACTATCTATCCAAGTTACAACATCTGAAGCTTCATTAGGTCTAGAGTAAGTTACACTATAGTTTTTTATGGTTCCTTCTAAAGCATCTGCACTTCCTTTAATTTCATACCAAGTATCATCTGCAATTCCATTTGCATTTTCATCTTGCATTACCCAAACAACACCAGGTTCTGCAAAACCAGAAAATGCATTTCCATACATCATTATATCAGCTGCATCTTCTGTATTTATAACTGTATGATCAAAAGTATAAGAAACAGTACCTCCCCATGCTCCTAAAGTAACCATTCCTTTTTTGCCTTCAAGAGTTTTAGCTCCTTCTAAAGTACCAATTGAACTATTAATTCTTTGACCAGGTGCAGGTAAATAATCTAGTAAAGTTGTTACATATAAATTACTTTCCTCTGTAATTGGACGAATTAATGCGTTTACTACAATAGTATACTCATTTCTAAATACACCTGCATTATTAGATGATTCATACGTTACGGTATAAGTTCCAGATTTTTCTGGAATAAAATCATAAGTAGCTGTAGAAGATGTAACGTTACCTTCTAAAGACCATTTTTCTGTGTATTCTGCATCATTCATTTTTGTTGCCGAAAAATTAATGGTTTCTCCCATTAACATCTCTATATTATTACTTTTTTCTGATAATTCAATTACAGGAGCTACACTAAAAAGGTCTATTTCTGAAGTACAAGACGATGCCATTATTACTAAAAAGCAAGAGATTAAGAAAATTACACGTGGTTTTAAAAGTTGACTAAATTTGTTCATAATTTTAATTTAAAAAGTTGGTTATTGAATGATAATTATTAATATTTAAATACTACTTTGTTAGGAATATCACCGGTCTCTACAGACCACTTTAAAACTCCTTCTGATGAAAAACAATACAATTTTCCTGGAGTAGCATAATCTTTAGCGTCTGTAATTAGAATGTCTTTTGTTTCTGGGTTTATCTCAATACCGTAAGGAACTTGTATTAAATCTTTACTATCTTCTGTTATAAAAGAATCTTGAAGTATAGTTTCTGTTTTAGTATCTAATAGATTATAAGAAACCGTCATTTCTCCTGTAAAAAAACTAAATTCTGTACTGTAGATATACATTATATCATCAGAAATAGTCATATTTCCTACCGCTAAATCAAACGAAGTTTTAACCTCATCTATTTCTGTATCAACAACAAAAAGTTTAGACGGTGTTTCATAATAATCTCCTCTAGAAGAAACATATAAATCTCCTTCACTATCCATTTGCATACGATGTAGATTGATACCTACTTCTATACGTTTTGTTTCTTCAAAACTAGCAATATCAATTACAGAAACAGTAGATTCATAATTTGGCGGACTATATCCTCCAGAATTGGCAACATAAATTTTATCATTATGCACCACCAATTCTTCGGGTTGTCTACCTACATTTACAGAACGAGTAACACTAAGGCTTGTAGTATCAATTTCCATGATTTTTCCGTTTACAGCATTCGGATCTCCAATAACACCTAAGTAAGTACTCAAATACGCTTTTCCTTTATAAAACTTTATATATCTACAATTATCAATATTTATTTGCTTAATTTTTTTACGGGTATTTGCATCTAAAACTTCTACTTTATTAGATGCATTTACAACCACATATAATTTAGAACCATAAATTCCCATATCATTTCCAACATCTCCCAAACCACCTACTTCTTCTGGGTTTTCCGTTCTAAAAACTTCTTTTTCATAAATTCCGGTCTCAAAATCCATATAATCTAAAGCAGCCTTATTCATAGACATATTGCCCGCATTCAGTAAATAAAACCCCTTTAATTCCGCAATAGGTTCTGTAGGAACTTCCGGATTTATTGGATCATCAAAATTCTCATTGCTGCTACATGAATTTAAAAAAAACACAACAGCTAAAGCTGATGCAATTTGTAAACTTAATTTTCTTTTGTTCATAATAAAAAATTTAAAGTGAAACGATAGGATCTCCCAGGCATCGGAAAGTTTTTTACTACCGCATATTGTTGATTAAATACATTATTTACTGCTACTAAAACTTTTAATTTTTTTCTATTGAATAAGAGTGTTTTTCCTAAACTTAAATCGTGTGTAAACCATGGTTCTAAATAATTAGAACTGATGTTTGCCTTTTGGCTGTATCTTTCTCCCGTATAAATAAAACTGTAATTAAATTCTATTTCTTGGTAATCTATCATTGCATTTACACTACCACTATGGCGCGGTATATACGGAATTTGATCTCCGTAATTACTGGCATTAGCAGTAACATCTATAGATTCTTGATACGTATAGCTTAAATTGGTATTGTACTTAAATTTTGTTCCTAAACTTCCACTTGCTTTTATACTTGTTTCTATTCCGGTGGTTTCTACTTTACCTAAATTTAGCATTGTCCATCTAAATAAATTAGCCCCAGGAACTGCTACAATTTTGTTGTCTATCCAAATTTTATACACATCTGCTTGAAGATCAAATGCTGTTTTTTTAAACTCTGTTTGATAAGAAAATCCAAGATTTACCTGAGCAGCATCTTCTGGATCTAAAAACGTATTTCCTATAAAAGTATAATACAAATCATTAAAAGTTGGCATTCTAAAAATCTCTTTATAAAAACTTCTTACCCTAAATTTATTAGAAGTAAAAGGTTGCCAATTCATCATAATTGTAGGTGAGTACTTCTGTAAATCTTCTGCCGCCTCATAATATAGCACCGTTTCATCTACAGTAGTACTTAACACACTTGCTTGTATGTGTATTTTATCAAAATTAAAATCGGCAGCTAAAGCTGATAAAAGCGTAATTCTTTTAGGGTAAGAAAATCGATACAAATTTGCATCCATCGTATTCTTTTGTAAGTCTGTTGCCAGAGATAATTTCCAAAAAGGAGAAACCTGAAACGTATTTACCATCGACAAATAATATTCTTCTTGGGTATATCTGTTGTCTAGTTCTCCGTCTACCTTTATAATTTCTGGGTCTACATATCGAGAATAATTATGCGCATATTTACCTCTTAACACAAAAAAATAAAAGTCGTTTACATGGTTTGTAAATGCTCCTTGCAGAAAATTATTTCGATCCCATAAACGTTGCGGACGCTTAAAACGATTGGCAACAATGGCTCCTGGCAATCCTCTCTCAGAATCGTAATGATATAATTTCACATTCCAATTATTCTTAATTCCGTTCGAACCATGCAAAGATGCTTCTGCCCTAAAAGATTCAATATCGGCATTATTTCGCGTTGCTATAGTATCATAACTTCCGTTGGTATATCTAAATTTATATTTTCCGTTAGCATTGAGATATTCTGTACTAACACGAGCACTTAAATGCTTATTAATTTTAAAATCTAAATTCACAGAAGGATTTACCAAGCCAAAAGAACCTGTTTTTAGGCTTACATTTGTATTGATACTTTTCCCTTCAGAAAACTGAGGCGTTTTTGTTTTTAGATAAATACTATTTGAAGAAGCATAAGATTTAGCAGATTGATTTAAATCTGAACGTTGCCCTTGATACAATGAAACAGCCTCCATATTTTGCAAAGAATATTTACCTAAATCTATTTGCCCATTTTGAGCATTACCTAGTTGAACACCATCATAAAAAACACCCGTATGTTGCGAGCCCATGCCTCTTACATTTATGGTTTTTATACCACCAATTCCGCCATAATCTTTTAACTGAACTCCGCTAAAAAAACGAATTGCATCAGCAACACTAGAATTACTTAAACGCGTTAAAGACTTACCTGTTAAAGACTGAACAGAAACAGGAGAAAAGTGCTTTTTTAACTTCTCTTTATTGGCTACTAAAAATATTTCTTTAAGCTGAACGGCGTTTGTTGAATCAATTTTTTGGGCATGTAAAGAACTCGAATTACAGCATCCAATAATTAAACAAATAGCCCCAAAAGAATGTAAAAAAGAAGTCCTCATACTTAAATTTTGTATACGAGGATAGAATAAGAGAAGTTCTACATATCTAAAATATTAGATAGGCAGATTCCTAATTCTAGCTTCAATCCTCGAAAGCTTAATGAATTATTTAAAAATGGCAGGTCTTCTGACTTACTCCATCCACCCGGTCTTCCCATTCTTTCGAAAAGTGACTATTCGGATTTCAATTTTAGAGCTTACAGCTGCGGGACAGTTCTAGGTTTACACTAGATTCCCATTTTAATATCAAGTTTTTAAACTTGATAACCATTCTTAGTTAAAAAATAAAGTACAAATCTATCTACTTTTCAGGAATAAACAACATGCTTTTATTGTTTATTTCTAAACAAAATCACTATTGATTAAAACCTAAAAAAAGCACAAATAATTTGAATAAAAATCAACAATAATGCTACTTTGTTGAAGTAAAAAAAATGAATAAATAAAAAGGCAGAACGCTCTCTTTTTACAAATAAAATACTAATAATAATCTATGATAAAAATCAATAGCCAAAAAATTAAAAAGCTGTGATAATATCACCTAAAAAAAAACAACTCCAAATAAAATAATTTAATGACGATAAACACTGTCCCCCAACAACATTAAAATACTCAAAAAAATATTATAAATGAAGTTGCAACAAATTTATTTACTAATGGTTTATTTAAAACCAGTGTACTTTTAGCTATTCATTTAATCAATAATTAGGTTTTAAAAGAAATTTAAAGTCTGTGATAAAAGTGTAACCAAGGTTTTTAAGAATAAAAAGCCTCACGGGTTTCCGTAAGGCTCTTAATTAGCACTCTTTCCTTTTCAATAGTTTCTTTCCCTAACTACTTTTCAAAGATATCCCAATAAAACATAGAGATATTACGGTTTTCCGTAATTAGCATCCTTTTTTTTTAAAATATTATTATATCAACCCAAAATCTTTAGAAATAGCCACTAAATGCGCAGGATTATTCGCATTAAAATGTTCCTTTAAAAACTTTAATCTTTTTTCTATAGCACTCATACTAGATGGTAAAATTCCTTTTTCTTTTAGGTTTTTACTAATTTCCTCTTGTAATAATCCTCTAGAAAGAAAAGCTATTAATGAAATATCAAAATCGGTAATCTCAACTACTTGCTTTGGATGAACGGTAGTATTTAATTCTGGTGAAATATAAAACTGATTTGAAGTAGAAATTGCATGCATGGCATTCTTTAATTCTTTTAATCCGTTTCTATTCTTCCAAACATATCCATCTACCCGTAATGTTTTGTATAAATGCTGAATTTTATAAGGTTTATCTTCAACGGAAAACACAACAATCTTTAAGCCTGAAAAATCATTCCTAATTTTTTCTATTAATTCTTCTCCAGATTTTAATTTCTGTGGTGTACCATCATTTTGAAAAGACAGATCAGAAATGATTAAATGGTAAGGAGTATTGTTTAAATAAGCACTTTTAACTTTAGCATACGCTTCATCACAATACGAAGCAAAATCTATTTGTTTTATTCCTATTTCTTCTAAAGCTATTTTAATTCCGCTATTAATAACATCTAAATCTTCTGCTACCAAAACTTTTTGAAACATTTTTATCATTTTAAAATAAAAGGTTACTTATATATTTATCATTAATTTAATATCAAATTTAATTTTTCATTTTATCGTTTTTATACGGGTTTCCATATTTAGAAAAAAACAACATCTATTAAAAAAATAATTAACCACACTTTTAAAAGTTGGCTGCTCTAAAAATATTTCTTAGTTTTGTAATGTATCAGGAACGCAAAAAATGCGTACCAACCGAGCACAACAGCCACGGTGGTTTAGAATACGGACAGTTCAGTCAAAATAAATGAACCTCCTTTTTTAATTTATTTCCCTGATACATAACTTTTAAATTATGTATGATGAAAACTGTTTTTACAACGCAAGAAGGCGTTAAAATGAATGCTGAACTAGACTTTGGGAGCACTACAACCATTAAAAATGAGTTTAATGTTCTTATGACTACCTATGAAACAATGTTTAATATTGAGCTTAATTATTTCTACAGAATTACAGATGATGGCTATATGCAACTAGCTTATTCTACTGACGATGCATTAGAAATTAAAGCCCAATACAAACTTCAATTTAGCACTAAAAAAGAAGATATTATTTATATTGTTCATCAATTAATTGAGGCAAATTACCTCTATGATGGATTCCCTACAATAAAAGACAGTCCTATTTTTACTCAACAAGAGTTTCAGCAAATTATTAATGATATAAAAAAATCAAGATCAACTGAAAAAGAAAAAGCCTCTCAAAAAATTACACCATTAATTTCATTATTAAAACAACACCAACTAAACCCAATTCCTACTGGTTTTAATAAAAATAGCTGGGTTGCAAATTGCCCTTCTAGAGGGAATCATTTTATACAAATTGTAACTTCTAACGACCAATGGGGCTGCGGATATTGTAAACGTAAAGGAGGAAAAGAAGCATTAGAAAAATGGTTACAGGAAATAAAATCTTTACAAGACCAAAAAAGATTGACCACCATGCTGAAAGAATTAGATAAAGGGAGTATTCAAACTAAAAGTACTTTAAAATGGTGGCTAAATAGGTATTGAATACTAGCATTCTTATGGATGTAAAAAATTAAATATTACAATAAGTTGCACTTTATAACACAAAAGCATCCTACATCACCACCTTCTTAAAATAATGTTAAAAATATTTTGTTAGTTACTCTCAACTTGAACGACAGATGTGTATATCAAAGAATTATTCGAATAAAAATTATACGAATACAATTGATATTCAACTTGTACGGAAGGAATAATTCTTAAATCACCACCGTAACAAGCAAGTTATAAAATTACATAAAGCAAAATAAATGCTATTAGATAAAAATAAAATATTTATAACAGGAATTCTTGGGATATTAGGAAGTGTTCTTGTTGGTGTTGGAGAGTTTCTTCTTCATTTTAGTCTACATATTATTGGTAATGCAGACAACTATCAGTTTTTTCAATTTGTACCAAAAAATAGTTTGATAAAAGGGCATTTTTTAGCAGTATTTGGTGTTCCTTTTTACTTTTTAGGCTATTATCATATTTATAAAATGTTAGAAAAAGGGAATAAAAAACTAGCTTCTATCGTTTTTGGATTAGGTATTTTAGCTTTTACTATTGGCGGTTTCTGGATTACTTCTAGAGCTTTTCTAGGAACAATTGTTCATCTTCAAAATGATATTGATACTAAAGTTTATCAAAAAATATTAGACAATTACACCTTAATTAGTGAATCTCTTGTTCAGATATTAAGAATAATCATTCTTTTACTTTCCGTATTTTTCAGTATTACAATACTAAAAGGAGGAACCTGTTATAAGAAATGGATGGCTATTTTTAACCCTATCGTTTTATTAATTTCTGTATCTACATTGTACTTTATTTCTCCACAAATAGGAAAATACATAGCACCAATAGCAATGAATGTTGTTCATTTTATAGTATTTAGTTTATCATTATATCAACTCAAAAAAACAACCCTTTATCAATATGAAAATAATAAAAAGAATTGCAGGAATTATATTAACACTAATAGTATTATTAGTAATTATTGTAGCTGTTAAATTTAGCACAGATAGAAATAACCCATACAACAATGCAATAGCAGACAATTTAATTCCTACATTCAAGGAAATTCCAATCGACTTTACACATCAATTTAACGGAACAGAATCATTACCTGTTACCGCATCTGTATTAATTGATATTGATAATGATGGTGTTGATGAATTATTTTTAGGAGGAGGATACAATCAGCAAGATGAAATTTTTAGTTACAAGGAAGGGAAATTTATTTCTATACCTGAAAACGTAGGGCTTCCAAAGAAAGAAAATAAGACAACTTTAAGTGGAGCTTCCACAGATTTTGACAACAATGGTTTTACCGACTTAATTCTTTCTAGAGAAGATGGCATTGTAATTTATTATAATAACAACGGAAAATTTACACCAAAGAAATTAGAATATGATTTGGCAGACAACGCAACACCATTAGGTTTAACTTTAGGTGATGTAAATAAGGATGGTTTTACCGATATTTTTGTTGCTAATTACATTAGAAAAAAACAAATGGTTGGGCAAAATAATTTTAGCAAAAATTATGGTCCTCAAAGTCTTTTACTAATCAATAATGGAGACAATACGTTTAAAAACACAACTATTGAAGCAGGTTTAGAATACATTCATAATACTTTTATGGGTATTTTGATTGATATTGATAACGACACTTGGCTCGATCTAATTATTGCTTATGATACAGGAGAAATTAGAACTTACAAAAACAAAGGTGATGGAACTTTTGAAATGAAAGAAAATCCATCAACCACTAAATATGCCTATCCAATGGGAATAGCTGTAGGTGATTATAATAATGATGGTTTAGTAGATTTTATGTTTTCAAATACAGGATCTAAAGTACCTAGTTTCGTGGCAAGCGGAAACATTGAAAACAAAGATCTTTTTAATCCTAATTGGATATTTTTTGAGAATAAAGGTAATTTCGTATTCGAAGATGTAGCAGAAATAACACAAACTAAAGATTTTGAATTTTCTTGAGGAGCTGTATTTGCAGATATGAACAATAACGGGTTACAAGATTTAATTGTAGCAGAAAACTATATTGATTTTCCACCACATAAAATATTTAAATTACCAAGTAGATTTTTAACCCAAAAAGAAGACCATACTTTTGTTGCTACTGAAGAAAAAAGTGGTGTTGTAAACCCTAATTATGCAATTACTCCTTTGGTAAGTGATTTTAATAAAGATGGTTATTTAGACCTTATTTGGGTAAACATAGGCACACCTGTTTTGGCTTTTATTAATGATGGAGGCGACAATAATTTTATTAAAGTAAAATTAGATGATAATGCTGAAAATTTAGGAGCTAAAATAGAAGTGATAACTTCTGGTGATAAAAAAATAACGGAAGATTTTATAGTTGGAGAAGGATTAACAAGTGATCAATCTGCAACTTTACATTTTGGTTTAGGCAAAGACTCTATAAAAAGTGTTATTGTTAAATATATTAGCGGAAAAGAATACACGTTTCAAACCCCTAAAATAAATACACTTTTAACAATTCCTAAAATTTCAGTTTCAGATACCATTCCTTCTGCTCAATTAATTCAAAAATAATGAAACTTAAAAAAGTATTACATATTATTTTAATACTGATTTTTGTTTTAAGTATTTTGGGAGCAAGTAGTTTAGTTTACGATGAATTTATAAACGAATCTATTTGCCCTAAAATATTTAATATACCTGCTTGTTATATTATAATGGGGTGTTTTATAATGCCTTTACTCCGACATCTTTTAAAATGGAATAACTACATCTATTTTATTGGAACAGGACTTGCTTTTTCTATTGCTTTGTATGGCACAACAACACAACTATTAGAAATTGTACAATGCCCAAAGACTTCTACAGGAATACCAATGTGCTTTATTTCACTATCCATTTTTACAAGTCTAATCTTCTTAAAAATAATGTTATTAAAAATTAAGAAACAGATTTAAGCTTTAGCCATATTTCAGGACTAGACACAGACCAGAGGGTAATTATGAACAAGAAAAAAAAGACGAAAACTATTTAGTTTTCGTCTTTAGGTTTGATAAATTCTGATTGGTATTTTTCTAAAAACTTCTTCTGTCTTGCAATCATTTGTTGGCTTAATTTATCAATGTCCATAAAGTCTTTTCCAAAATTACTTCCAAAAAAATCATCATTAAAGAAATGTTTACTAAAAAGTGAATCTTGAGAAAAAACAGCATCAAACCCTTGATTTTCAAATCCTGAATAATTTGAGAAAAATCGTGATTTAAAAGATTGCATCAAACTATCTTTATCAGACAATGAGAAATTATTAAACTTATCGTTAGAAGACCAAGAATAAATACTGTCATA
Proteins encoded in this region:
- a CDS encoding LysR family transcriptional regulator; this translates as MKTKLLIFKTVANYLSFTKAAEQLFLSQPAISKSIRNLEEAYKTTLFLRKRNSIKLTSEGKAFLIYTNKILEIYAEMENQFLHKNENHPDLINFGVSTTLANYIMPKVIAKFRVQFPNTKFEITAGNSDDIEELILNQTLNFGIIEGKNTNRKLQFSKFMKDEIVLVTNAKNYTFKKGLISLEVLQEVPFIMRELGSGTKEIVVEHLNKHHIKKLNTVVTLNSTEAIKNYLLNSDNFAFISIHAISEELTNNKLKIIDVKDLSIERWFYFVSRTGYQSNLMSYFEKYTLNNYNF
- a CDS encoding YeiH family protein, translated to MKTTIAKIIFFLIIIIALFSTMNSPTALLLGFVFAIIFRSPFKSKSYKAIHILLKVAVVGLGFGMLIKETLATSKQAFSLTFFSIFLTVGLGLILTKTLKLDKKLGHLITSGTAICGGSAIAAISPVIKANSKTISVALGIVFLLNSVALFLFPTIGHFLHLSQEQFGLWCAIAIHDTSSVVGTALSYGDEALRIATTVKLSRTLWIIPLAILSMFIFKTKGEKISIPYFILLFILAIIINSYHLIPTEITSEIVFYSKRVLVVTLFLVGTTISIKDLKSTGIKPIVLALSLWGFISIFSLIYITY
- a CDS encoding PKD-like domain-containing protein, which codes for MNKFSQLLKPRVIFLISCFLVIMASSCTSEIDLFSVAPVIELSEKSNNIEMLMGETINFSATKMNDAEYTEKWSLEGNVTSSTATYDFIPEKSGTYTVTYESSNNAGVFRNEYTIVVNALIRPITEESNLYVTTLLDYLPAPGQRINSSIGTLEGAKTLEGKKGMVTLGAWGGTVSYTFDHTVINTEDAADIMMYGNAFSGFAEPGVVWVMQDENANGIADDTWYEIKGSADALEGTIKNYSVTYSRPNEASDVVTWIDSEGESGVISTKFYPEFITEDSYTITGTLLTDNNIDMSNPSWIKSNAFEYGYADNTPGGDKLDISDAVDNEGNTVNLTGIDFVKVQTGILANMGWLGELSTEVTGIADLNMLNN
- a CDS encoding YncE family protein, which encodes MNKRKLSLQIASALAVVFFLNSCSSNENFDDPINPEVPTEPIAELKGFYLLNAGNMSMNKAALDYMDFETGIYEKEVFRTENPEEVGGLGDVGNDMGIYGSKLYVVVNASNKVEVLDANTRKKIKQINIDNCRYIKFYKGKAYLSTYLGVIGDPNAVNGKIMEIDTTSLSVTRSVNVGRQPEELVVHNDKIYVANSGGYSPPNYESTVSVIDIASFEETKRIEVGINLHRMQMDSEGDLYVSSRGDYYETPSKLFVVDTEIDEVKTSFDLAVGNMTISDDIMYIYSTEFSFFTGEMTVSYNLLDTKTETILQDSFITEDSKDLIQVPYGIEINPETKDILITDAKDYATPGKLYCFSSEGVLKWSVETGDIPNKVVFKY
- a CDS encoding TonB-dependent receptor, translating into MRTSFLHSFGAICLIIGCCNSSSLHAQKIDSTNAVQLKEIFLVANKEKLKKHFSPVSVQSLTGKSLTRLSNSSVADAIRFFSGVQLKDYGGIGGIKTINVRGMGSQHTGVFYDGVQLGNAQNGQIDLGKYSLQNMEAVSLYQGQRSDLNQSAKSYASSNSIYLKTKTPQFSEGKSINTNVSLKTGSFGLVNPSVNLDFKINKHLSARVSTEYLNANGKYKFRYTNGSYDTIATRNNADIESFRAEASLHGSNGIKNNWNVKLYHYDSERGLPGAIVANRFKRPQRLWDRNNFLQGAFTNHVNDFYFFVLRGKYAHNYSRYVDPEIIKVDGELDNRYTQEEYYLSMVNTFQVSPFWKLSLATDLQKNTMDANLYRFSYPKRITLLSALAADFNFDKIHIQASVLSTTVDETVLYYEAAEDLQKYSPTIMMNWQPFTSNKFRVRSFYKEIFRMPTFNDLYYTFIGNTFLDPEDAAQVNLGFSYQTEFKKTAFDLQADVYKIWIDNKIVAVPGANLFRWTMLNLGKVETTGIETSIKASGSLGTKFKYNTNLSYTYQESIDVTANASNYGDQIPYIPRHSGSVNAMIDYQEIEFNYSFIYTGERYSQKANISSNYLEPWFTHDLSLGKTLLFNRKKLKVLVAVNNVFNQQYAVVKNFPMPGRSYRFTLNFLL
- a CDS encoding response regulator, translating into MFQKVLVAEDLDVINSGIKIALEEIGIKQIDFASYCDEAYAKVKSAYLNNTPYHLIISDLSFQNDGTPQKLKSGEELIEKIRNDFSGLKIVVFSVEDKPYKIQHLYKTLRVDGYVWKNRNGLKELKNAMHAISTSNQFYISPELNTTVHPKQVVEITDFDISLIAFLSRGLLQEEISKNLKEKGILPSSMSAIEKRLKFLKEHFNANNPAHLVAISKDFGLI
- a CDS encoding DUF6796 family protein — its product is MLLDKNKIFITGILGILGSVLVGVGEFLLHFSLHIIGNADNYQFFQFVPKNSLIKGHFLAVFGVPFYFLGYYHIYKMLEKGNKKLASIVFGLGILAFTIGGFWITSRAFLGTIVHLQNDIDTKVYQKILDNYTLISESLVQILRIIILLLSVFFSITILKGGTCYKKWMAIFNPIVLLISVSTLYFISPQIGKYIAPIAMNVVHFIVFSLSLYQLKKTTLYQYENNKKNCRNYINTNSIISNYCSC
- a CDS encoding FG-GAP repeat domain-containing protein, which gives rise to MKIIKRIAGIILTLIVLLVIIVAVKFSTDRNNPYNNAIADNLIPTFKEIPIDFTHQFNGTESLPVTASVLIDIDNDGVDELFLGGGYNQQDEIFSYKEGKFISIPENVGLPKKENKTTLSGASTDFDNNGFTDLILSREDGIVIYYNNNGKFTPKKLEYDLADNATPLGLTLGDVNKDGFTDIFVANYIRKKQMVGQNNFSKNYGPQSLLLINNGDNTFKNTTIEAGLEYIHNTFMGILIDIDNDTWLDLIIAYDTGEIRTYKNKGDGTFEMKENPSTTKYAYPMGIAVGDYNNDGLVDFMFSNTGSKVPSFVASGNIENKDLFNPNWIFFENKGNFVFEDVAEITQTKDFEFS
- a CDS encoding ASPIC/UnbV domain-containing protein, producing the protein MNNNGLQDLIVAENYIDFPPHKIFKLPSRFLTQKEDHTFVATEEKSGVVNPNYAITPLVSDFNKDGYLDLIWVNIGTPVLAFINDGGDNNFIKVKLDDNAENLGAKIEVITSGDKKITEDFIVGEGLTSDQSATLHFGLGKDSIKSVIVKYISGKEYTFQTPKINTLLTIPKISVSDTIPSAQLIQK